The Salvia miltiorrhiza cultivar Shanhuang (shh) chromosome 1, IMPLAD_Smil_shh, whole genome shotgun sequence genome has a window encoding:
- the LOC130985952 gene encoding mitochondrial-processing peptidase subunit alpha-like, with protein sequence MYRTASSRLRALKARTGCRGLARYASTSAVATKSSGGLFSWLTGEKSSSLPPLDFPLEDIVLPPPLPDYVEPGKTKITTLPNGLRIASETSANPAASIGLYVDSGSIYENPASYGVTHLLERMAFKSTTNRSHLRTVREVEAIGGNVIASASREHMSYTYDALKTYVPQMVELLVDCVRNPAFLDWEVNEQLLKVSAEISEYSKNPHHLLLEAIHSTGYAGAYANGLLASEAALSRLNSTVLEDFVSEHYTAPRIVLAASGVDHDKLLEYAEPLLSDLPKCSRPLEPKPIYSGGDFRRQGDSGMTHFALAFELPGGWIKEKDAMTLTVLQMLMGGGGSFSAGGPGKGMYSRLYLGVLNEYPQIQHFSAFNSIYYHTGLFGIQATTGSDFAPKALDIACRELVNVASPGDVDEVQLNRAKQSTKSAILMNLESRMVASEDIGKQILTYGERKPVEHFLKAVDQVTPKDIATIAERLFSSPLTMACYGDVYHLPSYEAVSSRFDEFKQRLRREN encoded by the exons ATGTACAGAACGGCGTCATCTCGCCTCAGGGCTCTCAAG GCCAGAACAGGGTGTAGAGGATTGGCTAGATATGCAAGTACAAGTGCTGTTGCAACTAAATCATCTGGAGGTCTCTTTAGTTGGTTGACTGGGGAGAAGTCATCTTCACTTCCACCACTAGACTTTCCGCTTGAGGATATTGTACTTCCCCCTCCATTGCCAGACTATGTTGAGCCTGGGAAGACCAAGATAACCACTCTTCCAAATGGCCTCAGAATAGCTTCAGAAACATCTGCG AACCCTGCAGCTTCAATTGGATTATATGTTGATTCTGGCTCAATCTATGAAAATCCGGCTTCCTATGGAGTCACACATTTACTGGAGCGCATGGCCTTCAAAAGTACCACTAACCGGAGCCACTTGCGCACTGTGCGAGAAGTTGAGGCAATTGGTGGCAACGTAATTGCATCAGCCTCTCGGGAGCATATGAGTTACACCTATGATGCACTAAAAACATATGTACCTCAAATGGTTGAGCTTCTTGTTGACTGTGTTAGAAACCCAGCCTTTTTGGATTGGGAAGTTAATGAACAG CTCCTCAAGGTGAGTGCTGAGATTAGTGAATACTCCAAAAACCCTCACCACTTGCTTCTGGAGGCTATTCATTCAACTGGTTATGCTGGTGCTTATGCAAATGGTCTTTTGGCTTCAGAAGCTGCACTTAGCAGGTTGAATAGCACTGTTTTGGAGGATTTCGTTTCT GAACATTACACTGCCCCTAGGATTGTCCTTGCTGCATCAGGCGTCGACCATGATAAACTGTTAGAATACGCAGAACCACTTTTATCTGATCTGCCTAAATGTTCTAGGCCTCTAGAGCCAAAGCCAATATACTCGGGAGGAGATTTTCGCCGTCAAGGTGATTCAGGG ATGACTCACTTTGCTCTGGCCTTTGAACTTCCCGGTGGCTGGATTAAGGAGAAGGATGCTATGACATTGACCGTTCTTCAG ATGCTCATGGGAGGAGGTGGATCATTCTCAGCTGGTGGTCCTGGAAAGGGGATGTACTCAAGATTAT ATCTTGGTGTCCTGAACGAGTATCCTCAGATTCAGCATTTTTCTGCTTTCAACAGTATCTACTATCACACTGGACTATTTGGAATTCAAGCTACTACT GGATCTGATTTTGCACCAAAGGCTCTGGATATTGCTTGCAGAGAACTAGTTAATGTTGCATCTCCTGGAGATG TTGATGAAGTACAGCTAAACCGTGCAAAACAATCAACAAAATCTgccattttgatgaacttggaATCCAGA ATGGTTGCATCTGAAGACATTGGTAAACAAATTTTGACATATGGAGAGAG GAAACCCGTGGAGCATTTCTTGAAGGCTGTTGATCAAGTTACACCCAAAGATATTGCTACAATTGCAGAAAGGCTTTTCAGTTCTCCCCTTACAATGGCATGTTATGGCGATG TGTATCACCTGCCAAGCTATGAAGCCGTTAGCAGCAGGTTCGATGAATTTAAACAACGCTTGAGACGAGAAAACTGA